A region from the Lolium perenne isolate Kyuss_39 chromosome 4, Kyuss_2.0, whole genome shotgun sequence genome encodes:
- the LOC127291749 gene encoding uncharacterized protein, with translation MAGLMNRSRTMAEGVVVMVCPALLALVLDKVDHKVYGHRALMAMLTMAGVTLISGICPVLLFYFSQRFPAVGYVKPAVTAGLATLSYSCLLILACFIPQPNIVPNNIRIPVGALCGGFVLVRTVCYYFGKNVGTYGQNLHDILDESHEFLTGVTGILFLGLEGLALESNGNQMFPKGGMTLGTISFIFCALGVCLMYLEMTPPLYFNVRTWTVGFTLGLDILMAAGTFVLLIVTMVKLMGVPALVLLTPPVGIIGELVYRVATNKTVTTPDTDSKVPASLELTRVAFTGFLAVSITAISNTSPSRLTVCFLLFVAAAIVSGILWRLLTQSQIRSGLPYAASPAQIASPAQQAALRAQLVASSANLASFCTHFCIVIATILFLAMAGAARGK, from the exons ATG GCTGGATTGATGAACCGTTCCCGTACCATGGCCGAAGGAGTGGTAGTTATGGTGTGCCCGGCGCTTCTGGCATTGGTTCTCGACAAGGTCGACCACAAAGTATATGGACACCGTGCTCTCATGGCTATGCTCACCATGGCAGGTGTGACTTTGATAAGCGGTATCTGTCCGGTGCTCCTTTTCTACTTCTCCCAGAGATTCCCGGCTGTAGGTTACGTCAAGCCGGCGGTGACCGCGGGTCTGGCAACCCTCTCCTATTCTTGCCTCCTCATCCTCGCCTGCTTCATCCCGCAGCCCAATATTGTCCCCAACAACATTCGTATCCCGGTGGGCGCCTTGTGTGGAGGCTTCGTCCTGGTTCGAACGGTCTGCTACTACTTTGGAAAGAATGTTGGAACGTACGGACAGAACCTGCACGACATACTCGATGAATCACACGAGTTCTTGACGGGCGTCACTGGAATTCTCTTTCTGGGGCTAGAAGGTTTGGCTCTGGAAAGCAATGGCAATCAGATGTTTCCAAAGGGCGGCATGACCCTGGGCACGATCAGCTTCATATTTTGCGCTCTTGGTGTGTGCCTCATGTACTTAGAGATGACCCCCCCTCTATACTTCAACGTAAGGACATGGACTGTGGGGTTTACTCTGGGGCTAGACATCCTCATGGCTGCTGGTACCTTCGTGCTATTGATTGTCACCATGGTTAAGCTCATGGGAGTTCCAGCCCTGGTGCTCTTAACGCCCCCGGTCGGAATCATCGGGGAACTTGTATACCGAGTAGCCACCAATAAAACAGTAACTACACCGGACACTGATTCAAAAGTACCTGCTTCGCTGGAACTAACAAGAGTCGCCTTCACTGGATTCTTGGCAGTGTCAATAACAGCTATCAGCAACACTTCGCCCAGCAGGTTGACCGTCTGTTTCCTACTGTTTGTGGCAGCAGCTATTGTGTCTGGTATCTTATGGAGGCTCCTCACACAGTCCCAGATAAGGAGCGGTCTGCCCTATGCTGCTTCACCTGCTCAAATTGCTTCACCTGCTCAACAAGCTGCTTTACGTGCTCAACTAGTTGCTTCCTCCGCCAACCTTGCTTCCTTCTGCACACATTTCTGCATTGTTATCGCTACGATTCTATTCCTAGCGATGGCCGGGGCGGCAAGAGGAAAGTGA
- the LOC127291750 gene encoding uncharacterized protein encodes MGKSYQHRQHRKGESHGGGHSQMQAPTPRSELIEKLGGSDGTWLCLIAAACALVSSFQNFEVFLSDGDGDGFTNKEISEVVTGTMEAAMSCLYIILTLHESVSESVSNLLPTRAALASWKSWVTSRPHVRIFIDTAILVVLSYLILLDINLSFLWLAIFPLMAIVFIRALYIKFSRGKDTSESSNTAEKTNRKTMELKIIVMVTLGALFVMDQLPDHVAEGFAISQFLLFLSTTVAALTRMTMKLPDGATLPGIEPASEMLDKSLLVLLLVTAHTVAAEWLGEDVVLVCLPEVIPVLLWFSLHVDRKPGSSSIISVDKMKPRQKSLVFLGAILVLVAVFFTYLAISMDESGLSSCCTTFLVSYGVSGILTSFLGFMLSSWPRHKVTAAGRDGASGMLKVWACSLLIAAAASLLLRCLQ; translated from the exons ATGGGTAAGAGCTATCAACACCGACAACACCGAAAAGGCGAATCACATGGCGGTGGGCACTCTCAGATGCAAGCGCCAACACCCCGCTCGGAATTGATTG AAAAGCTTGGGGGATCGGACGGAACGTGGTTATGCCTAATAGCAGCAGCGTGCGCACTGGTCAGCAGTTTCCAAAATTTCGAAGTGTTTCTAtcagatggtgatggtgatggttttaCCAACAAAGAAATCAGTGAGGTGGTAACTGGCACAATGGAGGCTGCCATGAGCTGCCTCTATATAATTCTGACACTGCACGAGTCCGTTTCCGAGTCCGTTTCCAATCTGCTGCCAACACGGGCTGCGCTTGCGTCGTGGAAGTCGTGGGTCACATCCCGTCCTCACGTCAGGATTTTCATTGACACCGCCATTCTTGTGGTACTATCTTATCTGATATTACTGGAcatcaacttgagcttcctctgGCTCGCCATCTTCCCCCTAATGGCCATCGTTTTCATACGAGCGCTCTACATCAAGTTCAGTCGTGGTAAAGATACTTCAGAATCATCTAACACCGCCGAGAAGACCAACAGGAAAACTATGGAACTTAAGATCATAGTGATGGTAACGCTCGGGGCGCTATTTGTGATGGACCAGCTTCCAGACCATGTAGCCGAGGGCTTCGCAATCTCTCAGTTCCTCCTATTCCTAAGCACCACGGTGGCGGCCCTGACACGCATGACGATGAAGCTGCCCGATGGCGCCACCTTACCGGGCATAGAACCGGCGTCCGAGATGCTCGACAAGTCCTTGCTTGTCCTCCTGCTGGTGACGGCACACACGGTGGCCGCAGAGTGGCTGGGCGAGGATGTTGTACTTGTCTGCTTGCCGGAGGTCATCCCCGTGCTTCTCTGGTTCAGCCTTCACGTCGACCGTAAACCAGGCAGCAGCTCCATTATCAGCGTTGACAAGATGAAGCCACGCCAAAAGTCGCTCGTCTTCCTCGGTGCAATTTTGGTACTGGTAGCTGTTTTTTTCACCTACTTGGCAATCTCCATGGATGAATCTGGGCTCTCCAGCTGCTGTACGACATTCCTGGTGTCGTATGGCGTGTCAGGGATTCTGACCAGCTTCCTTGGGTTCATGCTAAGTAGCTGGCCGAGGCACAAAGTAACAGCTGCTGGCAGAGATGGGGCTTCTGGTATGCTCAAAGTCTGGGCATGTTCTTTGCTCATTGCGGCAGCTGCGTCGCTGCTGCTCAGGTGTCTGCAGTAA